CTGTTATTTTTATCTTCATTGTCATTTGGTGCAATTTGCTCTTTGTTCACAGATAAACCATCAGGTGGAGTGAATGAGAGGGGTGGGAAGAATCCCTATCAGACCTCTTCACTTCCCTTAATGAGAAAATACAGGCAAGTGGTTCAGTGTTTGCGACTGTATTAATTCTTACCTGCACTACTGATGTACAATTCATGTACTGCTGTTGCAATAACCaatattaatcacatttttgcaaTGCTTTGCTGCTATGCCTCTTTTTGAATCCAGTGGGACAGCGCTTCCTGCAGGGCTCCCAGACAGAAGCAAAGACCGGGAGTGGAGAGGATCCCTCCAGCTGCTGCCTTCAAGGCCTGCTCTCAGGGTGGGAACTAGTAATTCTGACCCAACATGCAATGGCTTTGGACACAACCGCAACTACAAGCCCAGTCTTACTGTGGAAGAGGTAAATTTGACAGTCATTTACGGTTGGATTTATAtggtgtaatttaaaaaatattgcacATCTTTGGACATGAGTATGTAATTTCCCTCGTGTTCTCTCTTTGTGCACAGATCAAAGTAGTAAAGTTAAGTGTCTTTAATGTGAAAGTGAACGATTCATTCTTTAGTCTTTATCCCTGCTGTTGTCAACATTCAGTGAAGCTTTGAGTTATATTTACCAACAGAATCACCCCCAACAGATATTGCCATTCTCCCATCTTTAGCGGTGTTGTGCGTTTGAATTCCATCTCTAGGCCATAAAGCAGAACAATAAGGAGCACTACAGACGTTTGCTGGAGATGGTGACAGAGAAATACAGCAAAAGCCAACCACTACCTTTCAACCAAACAAAACCACATGAGTGAGTTTTATCCATTTATCTGTttgaaattgtacaaaaaaatgGCGTCAAGATCCGTTAACAAAAGACATTAGCTGTTTAGTAAAAATGAtttgctttcttcttttgcTCCAGTGAATCACTGTCACACGTTGATCACAAAACTGCTGCTTCAGGAACTACCTTTGAATCCATGCCCAGGAAGACGGGATCCACAGGTGGGACACatgactcattttttaaaattacattatgcttttatttctgaGTTGCAGTTCTTATTATCAATCAATCTTAAGGTTATATTCTTGATTGATCTTTTAATGATTTAATATGTACTGTTTTCAGTAGGCTTTGAAAATTCCTTGCAGGGTTTTGTAGAAGGGGCctgactgttttctgtcatgCATAGTCACTGCAGTAAAGGCAACAATTGTGTGTGTCCTTTTTTGACAgaaattaatgattttttttttgttgtgtttgaccATTTGACAAACAAAGTTATTTATCCTTGAGTAAATGAAACCGTGTGAACAAAATGGGTCACAAAAATCagtttgattgttttattgtcaATGCTTAGCTTTCTAGCATTGGTTCTTTTTCTTTGGTACTCGCTAAAATTTCTTTGAGGATCACCAAAAATCTTCTACGCAGCAAAAACCCTGCATTGAATATATAGATCCCTTTTCACAATGCACAGAGTTACTCATATTAGGTTGTGTGAGATCTTTAAACATGTTCCAGTCAATCTACTGTGCTTGACTGACGCTTATCTTTACTTTACAGCTGTGCCAAATGTCTTTTCATGGAGAACTGCATCTGCCACTAAAGACAGGTTGGTGGAGTTTCATTTATGTGAGTGTGCGTGTCCTATGTAATTATGAACGATAATTTCACTAATTTCTCAATGATTCAATTTCAGATGGGGTGGCTTGACCTTTAGTAAGTCATTCAGTGGAGCCTTTGAGGACAAACAGAATGTTCGATGCACACAGGTAgacatttctttctgtctcttctgaCATGTCAAAGCACCCGTTAAGTTATAATTCTGGGTGGAAATGTATGTCTATCATGTCTATAATGTCGACTTctttgcagcagaaacagacagCAGAGGTGGATCTTTCTACAGAAGTGGCTACTCGCCTCAAACTGGTGGACAGAGACACTCCTGCTGTCAGCCTGCCTGAAACACATTCTGCGCATACATGGCACAGTGAGGAGGACTTACCTAGGCTGACCAAGGTGAGATGAAATGTGTCAGAGTGAGGGATGGGTCCCAGATTCAGTATTAAATGAGCTCTGGTGCTAAATTCATAAATGCTGGAGGATGAATAAGCTACGACAACAAATAGTTCTGCTTTCAGTACTCTGGAGATGAGGAAGGGAATTATCTTGCACATTTTTATCTCCCCCAGCTGTCTTTCTATTTGGACTaagattaaaacatttttctgtgatgCTGGTTAGCTATTCCAAATCTAAAGGAGAGATCTTTCTGCTGGAGCCTGTTAGTGATGGTCATAGCCAGTTTTCTCTGTCACATACTGCAGctcacaaacagacagaccCTGCTCTTTGTGACAGTGGTGGAAAGAAGGAAGCATTCAAAACAGTGGTTGCACATCACTACAGTTGTTGCAGACAGGGCTCATTGCCACAAGTTCCTGCCTTTACAAGTTATTTGCATGTGAGGGCAGAAATATGATCAATCTGTTGGAACATTTAGCAAAAGTTCATTACATACAGAATGAGGAGTGCTCAGTTTGTGAAAGaataatttattattcattCATCGCTAACCCTGGTATGTTATGTGTGCTAGCGGCTGACACACGGAGCTACCTAAATCTTATCAACATCAGTCAATGATTATTTATCTTCGTCTGCGTTCATATATTCAGTCTGAAATGGACAGTGCATAATCCTATCTGTTGTTCAAGATTTCAGTTTCAGAGCACACAGAGCATAGGGGATTTAGTCATTGAGTCGgtctcacttcattttcatcttttctctAGCTAAATGTTGGTATTTGTGGTAGTAGGAGAAGTACTTGTTCCTAACCAACGTTATTAATATCACGgaaaaatattgtcaaaaatgtcctgcttttttgttttttcacttgAAAGTTGAGGGAATGAGGCATTATAGCACAATGTACTTTCATTAACTGAACATCTGTTCAAGGTGGAGCTTTTAGTTCTTATATAAAGATGCAATTTAATGAAATACAGTTGTCCTTTTTCTCATTTCAATTTTTAGTGGCTGGTCTATGGAGCTTTGATCAATCCTATCGACATCACAGCATTAGTGTCTATAAAGTGATTTGTTCaaaactttctttttctgtaaattgttttatttatttttcatttagttaTCACATTGTAATCtataataatgatttttttttagaagcagTGCTAGTGCAGAGTACTGGTCAAGAAGGTTTTATATCAGGgattttaactgttttctaaatctgttttgtgtttttctctttaaaaattgacaaaaaccaGCAATTAAAGTACCGGATTGATAAGCAGTATCAGAAAGAGCAGTTGGTACCATTAAAATCTTGACAATACTAATCACTAGTCAGAGTTTGATGTAGTCCTGTTGGGTTGAAGACAGCATGAATGCAGTTGATTTTACTTGTGCAtttattgtctgtgtgtgtaggaAATGGCGGTGGAGGTGAGTGGAGCTCTGGCTCAGAAGGATCCCAACCTTGTTCTAAGTGCAGCTTTCAAACTTCGCATCACACAGAGAGACCTGGCGACGCTACAGGAGGGCGGCTGGCTCAACGACGAGGTGAGCTGCAGTTAGCGTAGAAGTTTTTTCATGCTGGAAgctttttacacatttaacaTTTCTGATCAACAAAAgaagatattttttctgttttctattaACAATTCTAAATAAGAAAGAGATTTGCTTATAGAAAAGTGTAGATGTGACTCGCAAGATCTATCTGCTAGCGttgaaatcagtttttccttttttctttttgatttttgccCTACATGTTACAGTTAAATCTGTGTTGCCAGCAGGAAATGGCAATCATAAAGTTGATACAGAGTTCATTAAGATTTAGCTTTGAGCATATTTCCTCTAAGTGTGGAATGTCAGTGATTGATCGACTGCAGCTCCTGCAGCTCACTGCTGTACAGAGTTTTATGCCTGACCTTATTTCCCAAATTAGCATTTTAACTACTAGGTATTAGCAGTGTGAGCACTGTTCTTACTACATTGATAGTACACTATTTACactcagcaaaaatataaacgcaacgcttttgtttttgctcccattttttatgagatgaactcaaagatctaaaatttttccacatacacaatatcaccatttctctcaaatattgtttacaaatgtgtctaaatctgtgatagtgagcacttctcctttgctgagataagccatcccacctcacaggtgtgccatatcaagatgctgattagacaccatgattagtgcacaggtgtgcccaCCCCACcactaataaaacaaaactgcacctttcagagtggccttttattgtgggcagtctaaggcacacctgtgcactaatcatggtgtctaatacacacacatggTGTCTACTGTATCAtgcctttttgtttctttcaccaAGGTAATGAACTTCTACCTTTCCTTGGTCATGGACCGGTGCTCTGGCGAAGCAGGACGATTCAGTGTCTACTCCTTCAGCACCTTCTTTTTCCCAAAGCTGcggggtggaggaggaggagggcaggtTGGAGGACACGCTGCTGTGAAGCGGTGGACCAAAGCGGTTGACCTTTTCCTCTTTGACCTCGTCCTGGTTCCCCTGCATCTGGGTGTTCACTGGGCAATAGCTGTGAGTCAGACTGAGAACAGTGACTATGGATTTATCTTTTGCTTCATTATGTCTCTCTGAAATAGGTGAACCTTGATATACAGTGCTTTAGTATTACAAATAATGAGAAAAGAAATCTATTTGTTGTACCTTAACTTTGACTTTATCACAAAAAAGGAAAGCTGAATTTGTTTGATTActtctttttacaaaataaaaaaaaatgcagttaacaTGTAATGCCCTTGAAAACATGGACatactatatatattttactatctatagtaaaaatattttactaattacattttaaatttcattccatGTTGTCTGCTTTACTATGTGACCAAAAATTCCTTTAATTTTGGCCACAGTGCAGCTTTTCTCAGTTGTGCTGGGGAGAGCAGAATATTTAGTTTATCACTGACTCTGGTTACTGCTAACAGTCagacagtttatttttgaaatgagACTCCTACATTACAGgaatgttgatgaaatatgATTTTAGGATTTGATTTCAGAATAAGTTtcccaatgaaaacaaaattcacaattgattagttcaaggacaaTCGGGAGGTTGAAAATCTCCAAGTGTCTTCCTGTGATTTCAAACACACTGGCAGGCTTTGGGGTCGAGACAGTTAATATTAAAAAGCTAACAGTTTAGGATTTATTACGTACTGCTTCATTTAATCAGTgttaccactttctttccaggtGATAGATTTCACATCAAAAACAGTGAAGTCATACGACTCTATGGGCCAGAGACATGACGACATCTGCAGCCTTTTGCTGTGAGTCTTCCTTTGGCTCTTAAACTCCAGAAATCTGTCCTCCTTTTTTTCTATATTCCTTTGTCATGTTACGTAATGATTGATatcattgtgctttttttctagACTCTACCTTAAAGAGGAGCATAAAGCAAAGAAAGGCAGAGAGCTTGACTGTGCTAAATGGACTGTTGGAAGCTTAAGAGCTGTTGTAAGTCAAACTGTGACGAATGATGCAAGCCTTAGACATTTTATCCTTCACTGTGATACTAATGACCTTTGTTATGCATATAGGAAATTCCTCAGCAGAAAAATGGGAGTGactgtggtgtttttgtctgtaaatACGCTGACTATATCTCAAAAGGCAGGCCTCTCACCTTTAAACAggtaaatattttgtatttgttgacttttcttttaaacaaaaagCATTAGATTTTGTGCTGCTCAGTTGAAATGTTTTAAGTTAAAGTCTAAATGTGCCATGTGCTGCCTTTGGTGGCGCATTGCAGCATATGTTGGTGTCAATCTCAAACCTGAGCTACTCATTCACAGTAAACTGATCCACAGAACAACTTTGTGGGCAACTTTATTgttttcaatatattttttttaatgtttatataAATTGAAAATAACATCTGCTCTTTACATTGCAGTGCCACATGCCTCTCTTCAGGAAACTGATGATGTGGGAAATCCTCAATCAGACGCTGCTATAGAGGATCGCAGTAATCGCAATTAACTTCCTAGCAAAACAGACTTTGTCAGTGGGAGCAACATCTGTGTACAGTGACTACACGTTGATGACGAAAGGAAAAAATGGGCCAAAGAAGTGGACGTTGCTGACTGAAATCAAGCTCAGTCTTGCTCTTCTGATCTGGAGAAATAAACACTAGTCTTAAGAAGTATTTATGTCTCTTCTCCTGTCTGGGACATATTAACAATTTGTAATCTCTGAGTTGTAATTGGAGACATTATAGGGATGTAAGAAATGTGTGTCTTACACAGACTTTGGCACTACTGACTGAATGACTTTTTATTGACATTGGATTGTTCATTTTCCTGTTTGAAGTACCTGAAGTGCCTTCCACCCTCTCACACTGAGCTCAGCCTAGAACGTGCTTTTCTCTTTCAGGAAATTACTTTATTTATGACTCAACATCACAAATAAAATTGTTGCAGGTTGCTGATATTTCAATGTAATTTGGCTGTTCCCCTTGCAGTTGTGATCAGAGTGGATGGCAAGTAACTGCAGTGACTTTTAGTCATGatacttttattgtgaaatatagacaatgaaaataaaatacctCTTTAAGATCTATTTTTTAGACAATAAGTGCATGATCAGTGCTTGTTGTAATAACATGTTTATTTTGCTATTATTTATGAACTgactgaatgagaaagtgttttTAGAG
This is a stretch of genomic DNA from Acanthochromis polyacanthus isolate Apoly-LR-REF ecotype Palm Island chromosome 1, KAUST_Apoly_ChrSc, whole genome shotgun sequence. It encodes these proteins:
- the senp2 gene encoding sentrin-specific protease 2 isoform X2, with protein sequence MYGWIVDGISSLFEPVSGQSPTEWPGKGNVSQEEPTRPGVRAAPRRQESNGRAAKRNYQSVHVADGVCQSDQVEVKRRRRDVVISFVKKTVAGVAGLFGLRKPLTTKCENPLEREETQPVTLMGIDELQTPWLNIAEWRMDKPSGGVNERGGKNPYQTSSLPLMRKYSGTALPAGLPDRSKDREWRGSLQLLPSRPALRVGTSNSDPTCNGFGHNRNYKPSLTVEEAIKQNNKEHYRRLLEMVTEKYSKSQPLPFNQTKPHDESLSHVDHKTAASGTTFESMPRKTGSTAVPNVFSWRTASATKDRWGGLTFSKSFSGAFEDKQNVRCTQKQTAEVDLSTEVATRLKLVDRDTPAVSLPETHSAHTWHSEEDLPRLTKEMAVEVSGALAQKDPNLVLSAAFKLRITQRDLATLQEGGWLNDEVMNFYLSLVMDRCSGEAGRFSVYSFSTFFFPKLRGGGGGGQVGGHAAVKRWTKAVDLFLFDLVLVPLHLGVHWAIAVIDFTSKTVKSYDSMGQRHDDICSLLLLYLKEEHKAKKGRELDCAKWTVGSLRAVEIPQQKNGSDCGVFVCKYADYISKGRPLTFKQCHMPLFRKLMMWEILNQTLL
- the senp2 gene encoding sentrin-specific protease 2 isoform X1 yields the protein MYGWIVDGISSLFEPVSGQSPTEWPGKGNVSQEEPTRPGVRAAPRRQESNGRAAKRNYQSVHVADGVCQSDQVEVKRRRRDVVISFVKKTVAGVAGLFGLRKPLTTKCENPLEREETQPVTLMGIDELQTPWLNIAEWRMDKPSGGVNERGGKNPYQTSSLPLMRKYSGTALPAGLPDRSKDREWRGSLQLLPSRPALRVGTSNSDPTCNGFGHNRNYKPSLTVEEAIKQNNKEHYRRLLEMVTEKYSKSQPLPFNQTKPHDESLSHVDHKTAASGTTFESMPRKTGSTAVPNVFSWRTASATKDRWGGLTFSKSFSGAFEDKQNVRCTQQKQTAEVDLSTEVATRLKLVDRDTPAVSLPETHSAHTWHSEEDLPRLTKEMAVEVSGALAQKDPNLVLSAAFKLRITQRDLATLQEGGWLNDEVMNFYLSLVMDRCSGEAGRFSVYSFSTFFFPKLRGGGGGGQVGGHAAVKRWTKAVDLFLFDLVLVPLHLGVHWAIAVIDFTSKTVKSYDSMGQRHDDICSLLLLYLKEEHKAKKGRELDCAKWTVGSLRAVEIPQQKNGSDCGVFVCKYADYISKGRPLTFKQCHMPLFRKLMMWEILNQTLL